The window TTTACGTAGGTTAAACTTCTGAACTATGTTTGAACCATAAAGCAGATGTTTGAGTAATGACATTACCAGTTTCATACCTACACATACTATATATAGCTAGGGAAAACTGAGAGTCACTGCTGTGAACAGCTCACATATTTCAATAACTTAAGAATCTTGGAATCTACTTACACAAATCTCTGAGCAAGCTTAAATAAGGATGGCACAGACGAGACAATGACAATGTCCATCCTGTTTCTGAAGCTGCTTTTTCCTTTCCTCTTtactggacaggatgccagcctaTCATAGGATGCACACTTACAGTGGGCCAGTTTAGATTAGCCAGCTGACCTaacagcacatctttgggatgtgggcagaaaactcatgcagacatatGGAGAATATGCAAAATCCTCACAAATGATAACTTGACGGGTCCTTGGAGATCTGAGGCAGCATCTCCAAATACTGTACCACACTGGAGACGCTATGAAGTAAATAAAGCTGTATGAAAATGAAGCACTGGTAACCTGCAACCTTGTaatgcaggttttaaaaatggACTGAGGAAAGTGAAGTAGTCTGCACCAGACCCCACTATCATCTCATTCCTATAATCTTGCTCTCCCTTTAAGAGGGTTGGGCACAAAAGTCTTACTTAACTGAACTACTGACTTACAGGTGTAGATCTTAAACGAAAGTGAGCAAGTACCCTGAATCTGTCCAAGTCATTCATGTCAGGCTACACTAGCATATCTGCACTCATTATTGTGCAAAATGAAAGACTGAAACGGCACCCTTGCATTAGTTGGCTGTTGTATATTGACAGTGCCAGGATGCAAGATCAAGtgcaaaaaaacactttctgGACATGGCCAAAAACAAGGGGAAAGAGTCCAATGAAACTGTTGGTGTACACGCATCCCTAGCGATAGCTGCATTCGATCTTGATCAGACTCgaagggaggactgccacttccGTCATTGTGGCTGGCATTCTAATATCTAACTCTTTTCTGCTTGTACTTGTGGTATTATTTGCATCACGTCACCAGCTTTGATATAGTAAGCCAGAAGGTGTTTGGCTTTCAAACCGAGCCATTataaggcagagtggtggctgtgaggctaatgATTTGTGCTGGTACCTGATTCTACTCCATTGaacccttgagcaaagccctggggtgctgtacaatggctaaccctgcactctgacctccaaaggtcatgtgatatgacaatttcccctcagggattaatatagTGTACCAGATTTCTATTTGCCCATGAACCTTTTGAGGTGAGCAACAGAGCTGCACTATCAGACATAGCTAAGCATTTATATGTATGAGCTGTCCTATAGTAGCTATGGATTATTAGCACCTAAATTTTAAGTCTAGAAGGAATAAATATACATCGGTCATATGGCAAAAAACACAAACTGATACAGGACCTCTTACTCTCTACCCTATATGAACCATCTTAGAGATGAACAGGCCCTTAATATAACATTTGTGTTATAACATTCTTTACTTCCTGCATTCCAACAATGATTTCAAAGATTATTTTGGGGGTCACTCTCTGGTCCAGATCTTGTTGAGGTGCTCAGCTTTCATTTCCCACACACTAATACAGTAAAGCAGTCTGTGGGCAGTATAATACTTTCTGTTGTTCTTAGGAATAACTTTTATATAACATGTGAAAGCAAAAGAAGGTAAATCGTAGTTGGAAACACTGCTTGAAAAACAGATCATGCTAGATACCCACTTCCTGCGCCATGCATTAAATGACAAAGTGGAGCAAATGGCGGGGAGCTCAATTCAGCCTTCGTGCCGCCTGTTATGCTGCCAGGAGTCTGATCCTTGGTAACTGCTGCAGCAAAGTGGTGCACTGGGTTCTGGAAATAAGAATACAAACAATGGCATTGTAAAGGAAACTATCCGAACAAGTAATAAGCCTGTTACTGTTTCAAGACTGGAAAGAGAATTTTTGTCAAATACGTAATTAGTTCAAATTTGTTAATGCTGGTGAAGCGTATATGGGACGGCACATGACGTAGCACTATGTGGGCAACTGGGACAAGAATACTCTGTCAATTTGGGGTTGACCACTTGTCTAATCTCTGACTAAACTGGGAGGAAATCACTGAGTTTCAGAGAGTTTGTGTCAAAATCTATTATCTGTTTCATTACTGTAATcatattagaaaacaaaaatgattaaatgagacAAAATGATCTTAATATGGATTACACATTGGCTGTAGTAGATACAAGTCAGAACAGTTTATTGTGAATCCTCCACTTACTGCAGCTTCTTGTAAAAATGGGGCACTCGGGCAAAGTGCTGGAGTGTGATTCTGGTCATCAGGGCTTTGCCGGGTTGGTGAGGGGTCCAACAGCCTTGTAGTTAGATCAGAGCATGAGACATGTTCTCTCTGaggacaaaagcaaaacatgaaatCCTAACCATTTAAATGTATTGTCTGGAGGAATGGGAGTGCCATCTGCTTAGAAGGGGTCACGCGTAAGGAAATCTTAGCAAGTGTGCAGCACAGCTCACAGTCTCAAGCAAGCATctaaacatttcttaaaacagGTGTCCATCTCCACCCTGGCCTGTTGCCTTCATTTTATATGTTTGGATTTTAAATGCATACCATTTTCAttaattgtaaatgtttttcttctgcATTATACTAGAAGTTGCATAAGTCCACGTACTAATGCTTATATCAATTAAGATAATTGAGAAATAGCTCTCAAAGACAAATTAGTAGGGACAAATGAGAATGATCCCCAGTTGTATTCCACATGTACTCTTTCTCACGATTATAAGTCTGGCTGATGACTTTATCCAAGGCCACAAGGCCGTGAGtatatttacacattttgttacttTTGGAACACAGGCAGTTTAAGTGACAAGTCTCAGGGAGCCCATCCTGCAATACTTCTAGTAACCTGGCAATACCTATGGACTGCACTCAAAAACAGCTTAGGAGATACATTTCCTTACCATATTCCTCATGCTGCCAAGCACTGCTGTAGTCAGAATGCCAAGGAAGAATGCAAGGAAATTTAGTACGATTAACAGCCAGATTTTCATATAAAGAGAGAGAACATCCTGGCAACTCTTCACACCCACAAATTCATAATGATTATTCAGGTATCCGCCACTGtggaaaagaaaaacaccaaataTTCCTTTAGCATCTCTGTCAGCGGCTTAAGTGCTACTGAACTGCTGTGACACTGCTGTTTGTAAGAGTGTCCATCCATACTGTTGAAAAGGCAAAGGACGCTGCAGTAAGGTCTTATCTGTCCCATTCTGATTTATGTAGCAATGTAATGTAAAGGTGGAACTATTGATGGTATGCATTACACTTACAATTAccatgtttttaattgaactgtaTGCCTTTAAAGTGTGTGAACTGGTTGGAGTCTCCGCAAAAtggcatcacagccctgctgcagAAATACAGTGATGTCTCAATACACATGTCCTGCCGTTAAACACACAagcataaagaaacaaaaagtatTCTTCTGTCTTTAAATTATACAGAGAATCTGTCATCAAAAATGCTCTATGATTTGTAATTAGGTTAGcaatgtttttgtcatttgtattatTGAAAGTAAGCCATGAACCTGGCCACAGTTTTTAGTTATAAACGAATCAATTAAATTGGTTTTATTATACACATACTTGCATAGTTTACATAACA of the Erpetoichthys calabaricus chromosome 2, fErpCal1.3, whole genome shotgun sequence genome contains:
- the LOC114645449 gene encoding transmembrane protein 255B isoform X4, yielding MDGGGRPCESMWNFKMTRHHANGPWRDPVNGRRRKKVICLVSTLLVLSLLITAVGIVTTTGTESVSVTGYGSGIIDLRPLHAGRCQYYGSGHSYLYENLFASVTCQGLTESCNLQVRSGTCYCCDLYECANGGYLNNHYEFVGVKSCQDVLSLYMKIWLLIVLNFLAFFLGILTTAVLGSMRNMREHVSCSDLTTRLLDPSPTRQSPDDQNHTPALCPSAPFLQEAANPVHHFAAAVTKDQTPGSITGGTKAELSSPPFAPLCHLMHGAGSGYLA